The genomic segment CTCTACTCCGCTCTCCCCTGCGGCAGCTCTCTCGCACGTGTTCTTGCCAAAGGGGCAGTGGGGTGTCACGCCAGTGAAGCAGGACGTGGCGATTGTCCTTGCTCACAGTCCAGCTGCGGGCCTGTGAGCCGTGTCCAGCCCTTTGTGCGGGCAGTGGCTGGCACAGGAGCACTGACTGACTGCTCTTGGGCAGCACGGACTTGCCGGCGTGAACACCAGCTCAGGGCTGAGCCCTGTGACGTGTGACCGGCACTGAGACGACGAGACAGGTCATGAGTGGCGGCCACATGGGCCTCCCTCTGTGGCACCCAGAGGGGAGAGTGCAGCACTCCCCAGCCCCTGCTGGCTGCCCGCTGCCCTCCGAGGGTGACGCTCTTCTGACCCTTGCCCTTTTGAGTTTTTACCTCTTATCCCATGAGTGAGCCCCGTCCCTTGGGTAGGTGTGGTTGTGCCCTGTGTGACTGCCAAGTTGCTTTGCACTTAACACGTGTCATTGCTGAATCCAAGGTCGTGATTCATCCCTGTGGTTTTCTTGGTAATATCAGTTCTTAACGTTTAGGTTTTTGACCTGTTGTGAGCTAGTTTTTTAGGTGTGTAAGCTGAggggtccagcttcattcttAGGCGTGGAAATGCCCGTGTCCCAGCTCACAAGTTGAAGAGACTCCTGCAGGATGGTCTGTGCACCTTTGTCAGAAGTGTTTTGGCTGTTTGTGCAAGCATTTATTTTTGGCCTGTCTTTCCTGGCCCATTGGTCTGTACATCTCTATGCCAgtgcccaccccccccaccccccaccccccggcccttGATTGCATTGTACTGAATTCTGAAATtcagtactgaaattgaaaatgTGAGCATCCAATTTGTTCTGTTTAAAATTGTGTTGATCATTCCGGGTTCAGTTCCTAGAAATTCCGGGTGTTAATTTCAGTAGAGAAAGCCAGTTTTTGAGAGGGATCGCCTTGAATCTATAGGCCAGTTAGAGAGTgttgccattttaacaatattttgtcTTTCAGTCCATGCAGTTGGGCTGTCTTTACGTTTGTTTAGGTCTTAGTTACTTCTgacagtgttttgtagttttcagagtattAACTTTTATGgtgcttttgttaaatttattcttaagcaatacatttaaatttattcttaaacatttttgatgcaattctgagagaaatgtttTCCTCAGAGATATTTTGAAGCGGTTATAAGCGTATAAAAATACGAGTACACTGGTACACTGATCCTCGCCGAACTGCTTGCTCTGACAGTTTGAGAGGGTTCGTTGGTCTCCTGCACACAAGCTGTGCTTGCTGCAGTCAGAGACGGTTTTGCTCCCTCCTCTCCAAGTGGGGAGAGAGAGCCCCTGCATCACGCGCTGGTCTTGGGGCCTCGGGGCTCGCTGTTGAGTGTTGCTTATGGGCTCTGGAGACCATCCCAGGTAtccagggtcaggaagctccctgcACGCTTTCTGCGAGCGTCTGGCTCGTGAGCACTGTGCGGACCGTGGGGCAGCGTCTTAACGAGCCTCTGGGTTTCCTTCGCGGTTCCCCGGTGGACACGGTGTCGAGTCTCGTGTCTGTCGGCACTCGGCCGTTAGGTTTGGGGCCCAGGAGGCTGCAGTGGCAGAAGTCCAGCGAGGCTGCAGATGGAGAAAGCGTTTGGGGTCAGCCTTCCCTGGGGGTAGGTGGTGAGGGGCCTGTTTCCGCCAGGGCCCCGCAGGGGGCGCCCTCTCCCTGGGCGTCCTCCCACTACCCAgcgcccctccccctgccccgccccttgGTTGCCCCGCTGTGCTGGGGGCTGCGCTTGAGGCGGTGCTGGGGGCGGCCCGGCCCCTCCGCGCAGCGCTGATGGCAGGTGCTCCGTGGAGCAGGAGCCGGGGCAGCACGGACAGCGAGGAAGAGGACGACGACGAGGACGAGGACGAGGACAGCCGGGCCCGCGGCAGGCCCGGGCCCCCCTGCTACCCCAGTGCTGGCCGCCAGCCCCCGGGTGCGTTAGCACGAGGCCTGGGCGTGGGCGGGGCCCTGCTGTCTGCCTCTGTGCTTACACCTTCCtgcccccaggccccagctggACAGCTGCCTTTGACCCAGTGCCTACGGACGGCCCGGCCAGCCCCCAGGACTGCAGGGACAAGGAGCCCCGCGGGGAGCGTCCGGACCTCCCGGCCCCGAGCCCGGTTGGCCCTGCAGCCCCCAGCACCCTGCAGCTCAGGTGAGGCCCAGAGCAGGGCCAGGGGCCTGGGCCCCCAGCGCCCAGCCCAGCCACCCCTTGGGCTCCTCTCTTGCCTCCTAGGTTTCAGGATCCTGCCCCCACCTCTGCACCTCAGGAAGCCACAGACGGCAGCAAAGCAGCGGAGCCCACGGGTGAGCCGCCTCGCCTCAGCCCCGGTACCCGCCCTGCTCACccttccctgcccacccctccctcaGCCCCGGTGCCCGGCCTGTCCACCCGCCCTGAGGAGGGCGCTGGTGCTCGGCTTCCTGAGTCTCACTGAGGGCCGGTCTCTGCACAgccccctgccaggccctgcTCAGCGTCGGGGACCTCCAGGCTGGCCTCAGAGGGACACGCTCCGCCCCCAGCTCCTTGGACAGGTGCCTAGAAAGCGAGCCTCTGGGGGAGTCGGGGGGCTGATCACCGGCCGTCCCCACCAGGGCCCTGGAGCGCAGAGCTCCTGCTcagccctggggtgggagggctCGGTCGGGTCAGAGAGGGCAGAGGGTGTGCGCTGACCTGCAGCCTTTCTGGCCCCTGGGCGGCTCTCAGGGGACCTGGGATGTGAGGGCGTCTGTGACGGTAACCCCGTGGTCCCCTTGCAGTGCAACCAGAGACCCTGCTACCTCTGTCCCAGCCCCTGGGGCCTACCAGCCCCCCCAGACCCCAGAGGGGGAGAAGAGCCCAGAGTCCTCGGGGCTTCCCCAAAGCCAGAGGTAAGCATGGTGCGGCGGCAGGAGCAGGCGGTGTTCCGTGGGGGCGCTGACCGCTCGCTCATCCTCTCCCCACAGTGCCCTGGCCCTCCAGCCACTCCCGATGCCCAACGGCTCTGCCCCGGGAGGCCCAGCGGCCCCGGGCTCCCAGTGAGTGTGGGCAATGGGGACGGAAGTGGGTGGGGCCGGAGGCAGGCAATGGACAGGGGGAGAGGGCTGGATGCGGGTGGGTGGGGCCGGCACTGGTTTCAGCACTTGACACTGTCTCCCTCTCACTTTCCAAGGTGACTGCTTGGTCCGGTGGTGGCCACACGCTCCGTGCTCCGCGTGGACCCTGTCCGGGTGAGGGCTGGGCAGGTGCCGCAGAGGCCCTGTCGCCCATaacccaccctgccccacccacgTCCTGGCTGGAGTCCAGGAGGCCGGCGCCCGGGAGACAGCCCCCACCCCTGATTGCACTGAGGAAAGAGATTAGAGTTCTGTCTCCTAGAGTAAAGATAGAGTGGGCTAGAGAGAGGAGAGAGCGCGCGAGAGAGAGacctatattatatattatatatatatatatatatatatatatgtatctgaagGGAGCAGAGTGGGCACGCGGAGAGCCAGGAAGAACGCAGGGCTGGGCGGCAGCGGTGAGGCCTTCACCCAGGCCCACTGGGGCTGCTGTGGAGGGTCCCGAGGTGGCCACCACTCTCCCGTCCAGCTGTGCCCCCATCCTGCGGTGCAAATGCCCACACCCACACTCGGCCTTTCAGCTCAGGTCCACCCTGGGGGGGGGGCCCGACTGGGGGTCGTGCCTTTGCCTAGCCCCCTTGCCCCGGACCCTGCACTTTGACCCAGGCTGGGAGCTCGATGACTCTCCACCTGGCTCAGCCAGCTCTGTGGGAGGGAGCTGGGTTCCTGGTCCCAGGGGCCTTCCCTGGACATCGCCCCCAGGACCCTGCCGCACTCACCGAGACCTCCATCTCCCACCGAGCCCGGGCGGAGACCTGGCTGGGTCCCACTCCTCCTCCCGAGGGTCTGGGTGCAGCCCAGCTGCCAAGTGCCCTtgtcccagcccctctccccaggcGGGCGTGAGTGTGCGCGTGTGTTCGTGTTGAGCTTCTGTTTCATATCGCAAACGTAAACAAATAAAGGAGGACAGTTTAAGACTCGTGCTGCTCAGACATCGAGTTCGGGGACATGGGGTCGGGGAGCCTGAGCTGGTCCCACACCGGGGCCTCCTGGGTGGGACCCTCAGAGCGTGGAATTAAGAGTCCTTGGCCTCCTTGCTCGCCTGGTGGTGGGAACTTCTGCTCAGCTGGGAAGGGTTTCTTGGAGGAGGCGCTGAGCGCTCATTGGTccctggccccacccccacccccccaacaccCGGGCTCCGGGTGTTGTGGTGGGCCTCCTGCCGGCCCCTTCTCAGCCCCGGCACCCGCATGCCCAGAGCCCTTTCCCTTTGGTGAAGCAGTGGGGGTTGGAGGATTGGGGGCAGCCAACCAAGCCAGACCAGGCACGCGGGGCCGTGGCTTCTGGCGGAGACCAGCTGTGCTGTGCGCTGTGGCTGGCTGGACGCGGGGAGCCGTCCCTGGAGCCGCCTGTGGGCTAGCACACTGCCCAGTGCCGCTGTCTGCTGGGCAGGCCttcccggcggcggcggcggggggggggggggggcggggcggggcgggctccTGAGGGACGGCCAGGCCGGGGGCGCGAGGGGTGGGAGCGCCGCCGGCCCTTCCCCCCTCGCTCATAGAGGAGCGGCCCTTGGAGTTCTGCGCCCCCTtccctctgagccgccaggcgCAGCCGGTGGGAGGGGCGTGGCGGCCAGGCTCCCTAAGCAAGGAGGAAGCCGGAGGCAGGGGCCGTGGAGGGTGAGATACCCTGGGGTCGCGCGGGCGCTATCAGCGGTGCCAAGCAGGACTGTCCCAGGGCGGGGCAGCATCTCCCTGAGCCTCTTATCAGCCCCAGAGTCCACAGGACGCTCCTGAGTTAACGTGTAACCACACGCCATCCCCACCACCCTCAAAGCCAGCAGTGCCCACATGCAGGCCACTGAGGGGGCTGCAGGCCGACATGGACGCCCGGAAGGAGGGGCTGCCCCGGAAACCTCGCTTCTCAGCTCAAGTGAGCGCCGCAGAGTTGGGTACCGGGCCTGGGCTCCTGGGAACGCAAGTGGCCTGCAAGAATCGGGGGCGGAGGTGGGCCAGGTTCTGTGAGCCTGGACGTCCTGGTGCCTGTGCGTCTGCCTGCTGCCCTGGGCAGCATGGCTGGGGTCCCCGGGCAGGGCTGGGCCTAGCGCCCAGGGGCCAGGAGCGCTCTAGAGGGGGAGTGGTCCCGGGAGCTGGGGGTTGGGCTGCGTTGCAGCCGCTCAGAGGCCTCCTTACCTCCAAAGCACCCACAGCCGCGCGTGGGCCTGGGGCTGCTCCCGTTCTTCCTCGCCTGTGCCGTCTACCTCCTCGTCCAGAACTCCACGGACCAGCCGTCTTGGGTCAGCGCCCTGCTCAAGATCCTGCCCATCCTCTACCTGGCGGGGTTTCTGGGGACCGTGTTCCCCTGCGGGGGCTACCGCTCGCTCCTGCAAGGGGCCCTGCTTTGCTCGGCCGTGGGGGACGCCTGCCTCGTCTGGCCTGAAGCCTTCCTGTACGGTGAGAGCGGGTGACGGGATGTGTTGCCTTGTCCCTCTTGGATGCCCCCCCAGCGGGTGGAGGGTGGGATGCCGTGGTGGGGGGATGACTCCCCAAGAGAACTCCCTGGGGAGCCCATGGCCGTGAGGAGACGCACCCAGACCCCCGCCCCCACTGAGCGCCTCCCACATGGGTGCGGGCGGTGTTTCCGAGGCCGCGTGAGCGCGCAGGGTTTCGAGCACGCTGCCAGAGGCCAGCCTCACCGGGAAGGTAACGCCTGAAATGGGACGTGGGTACCAGCCAGGTGCCCCTGCAGGCAGAGGGCTGGCAGGTGCAGGAGCCAGGGTGCGTGCAGCCACCGGGGCCACCGCAAGCTGGGCTGTCCCTCCGCGGGCGGTTCGGGGCAGAGCTGCGTGGAACGCGGTGCGCGCCTGAGGCGGTTTGGGGGCCAATGGCCAGAAGAAGGGATGGCCAGGTAGGCCACCCTGGGAGACGGGGCAGTACGGCCAGGGTGGGAGCTGGCGCTGGGGGTCCGCCCTCTCCCTCGGGGCGAGGGCGACAGGGTGAAGCCAGAGAGCAGCACGCTTTACCAGGTGCCCCCGGTATCTCCTGCAGGCATGGCTGCCTTCGGCCTGGCCCACCTGCTCTACCTCCGGGCCTTCGGCCTCACGCCCCTGAAGCCTGGCCTCCTGCTGCCCCTCCTCCTGGTTTCCAGCCTCTACTTTGGGCTCCTGCACCCTCACGTCCCGCCCCACATGGTCTGGCCCCTGCTGGCTTACTCCATAGTCCTGGTCGCCATGCTGTGGCGGGGCCTGGCCCGGGGCGGGAGTGCCCACTGGGGCGCCCTGCTGTTCGTGCTTTCGGACACCGTGCTGGCCTGGAACACCTTCACCCACCGTGTGCCCCATGGCCACCTGCTGGTCATGACCACCTACTACTCCGCCCAGATGCTCATCACCCTGTCGGCCTTCCAGAACCCCAGGCTCAAGTCCCACTGACTTGGGGCTGAGGTGGGCAGGCGTccgccctctctcctcctgcaaGGACCTGGCCCTGTGCCCTGCCCCCCAGAGCAGTGAAGCCAGAGAAACAGCCTTGGGGGCGAGAGTGAGGCCCCCAGACTCCAGTGTGCCGGTGCCCGTTCATCTGGAGACTAAACCGTTCCTGGAGTTCCGAGTCCACCGCCTTGTGATTTCCAGGCCCTCAGCCAGACCCACGCTGGgtacccccagcccctggcctacTTCTGTGACTCCAAATGCTCTCCGCCTGTCATGgccctgatttatttttctgttgcttaAAGTAAAGTGGGCGTTGAACCAGCGACATCACCGTTCATTTGGGGAGGGGTGATCACAATAACAGCAAATAAGTcattttcctccctccccacccccgcacagaatttaccattttaaccacttttaagCCCATGATTCAGTGACAGTCCATTCGCTGGGTTGTGCTTTGAACAGCTGCTTCGGGCCCTCCCTTGGGAACACGTGTTTGTGTGTACAATGCAGTGATGTTACCTCTGCCCACGGTGGGCTGCTGGTGGCCGAGCCCTGGTGCCCAGGacttggcggggggggggggtggcgtgGAGTAACCCTCCTCCCCGGGGCCCTTTGATGGCGGTGGGGATTCATCATATTCATCGTGTCCTTCGTCCAGATGAGGACATTACTGAGCTGAGGTCAGGAGGAGGCTGGCTGatgttagtttcctgtggctgctgtcagAAATTACCATAAGCTGGGTGACTTAACAGAAGTTAAacctcacagttctgggggccaCAAGCCCAAATCCCTGGTGTCAGTGAGGGTGCCCTCCATTCAGGACACACTCGGGGGAGGGTCCTTCCTGCCCCTCCAGCTCAGGACAGCCCAGCCAGGCTTCCCGTGGTGGCCTCCCTCCTTGAGGCTGCCCTCCCCTGGGGACACCAGTAGTTGGACTGAGGGCCCACCCTAAGTCCAGGGCGATGTCATCCCGAGATCCTTAACTTGATGACATCTCCAAAGACCCTGTTCCTAAACAACATGACATCCATAAAGGCCCGGGCTCAGGACTTGCACACATCTCTGGGGACCACAGTTCACCTGACTGCAGTCACACCCAGTATCAGGAGAGGAGAGGGCTGAGGAGATGAGACTCAGAGGGGGCTTGGAGGAGGGGGTAGGTAAACACACGGTGGGAATGGAGTACTGAAGAAGAAACAACCCAGGTGCGGCCCTCGTCTTGGCTGTGACCTTGGCAGCCCTCTGCCCTTTGAGCCTCAGGTCCTGCATGTGAGGACAGAAAACAGAACTGCTCTCCAAACCCTGCTGTTTCTGCAGCCATGGTGTGCCTTTAGGGACTCTGATGGCAGAGAGGGGACTTCTACAACCATGATGTGCTTTTAGGGACTCTTATAGCAGAGAGGAGACTTCCACAGCTCTGATACGCTTTTAGGGACTCATAGCAGAGAGGGGACGGGGACTTCTACACCCGTGTTGTGCTTTTTTTCAGGGACTTTCATGGCAGGTCGCTGCTACATCCAAGATGTGCCTTAAAGGATCCCCCCACCCCAGAACCCAGGCTTGGTTTTTAgtccctgccccacctccaggCCAGGACCCCTCACTCACCACAGAGAACCACCTCAGGCcagatgaggcaggtgctctgacAGCAGCGCCTGCCTGCTCTTCACAGTCTCATGCAACGTTGGCCGGGGTGCCTTCCTTCAGCCGCACACCCGCTTGGTGGTCGTGGACCACCTCCTACGCTGCCCAGGTCCTCACCACTCTGTCAGCCATTGAGAGTGGGAAGCTCACGACGGAGTAACTGCAGCGCAAATAAAGTGTGCACCCTCTCCCCTCCTAAAGGGCTCCCAGAACAGCCTCCCCCCCAGGTAGAAGTGCTAAGGAGCAGTATTTCCAGCCTCCATCTGTCTGAACCCCATGTTCCGTTTTTTGAAACTGAGATGGGGTGACATAACTGTCTTTAAGGCACGCTAGTGTTGATCTGATGCATGGATACGTCACAGCATGAGTACCCGGGGAATGTTAGCGAACACCTCTTGAGTCATCACATAACGACTGTTGCTTTATTGTGGTGGGACCAATTAAGATCTAGCCTCTTAGCAGCCTTGTAATTTATAATCGAGCATTGTTGTCCGAGGTCACTCTGCTGTGACCATGATCTGTTTGAAGGCATTTGTATCcaattcctgaaaaaaaaaaaaaaaatgatggcagCTTTACTGGGATACTCTCAGGtgtccctgggtggctcagactataaagaatctgcctccagtgctggagacccacgtttgatccctgggtcaggaagattccctggagaaggaaatggcaatccactccagtactcttgcctggagaatcccatggacagaggagcctggaggatgggctacagtccatggggtcacaaagagtcagacgtgactgagtgaccaacactttcactttcttcatctacCACCCAAAGGCTCACTCAAAACTGTAGacgtggtttttagtatattcacaagagTTTTCAACTAGCAATCTTAGAGCATTTTCTTCACCCCAAAAAGAGACCCCATGCCTTAAACCCATCGCCTCTAGCCCAAGGCAATCACCAGCTTGTTGTTTAGcccctgagttgtgtctgactcattgtgaccccatgaactgtaggctgtcaggctcctccgcccatgggattctccaggtaggaccTTGCTCATCCTTTAGTGTTTCATGATGATAAACAGTTCTGCCTCTGCACGCAATCACAGCGTAGGGCTTGCTCCCCACACCCACCAAGCAAAATCTCCCAACACCAGCTGGGCGTCCTGCAACAAATCAACTCAGTGCTGACGCTCTCCCACAGGTTGAGGACTCAGCCCTACAAAActgaccccctcccacctgccacccgCACTTCAGACGCCAGTCACAAGCCCCCGGttgttacctgtgcttctgaccaactggctataaGTCAGATGTTCCCAAGACCCCATCCTCGGGTTGGATTAACTTGCTAGATCAGGTCACAGAATGCAGAGAAACGTGCCTGCTGCTGGTTTCTTCTAGGATGTCACTCAGGAacaggagaagggagaggagcaCAGGGCAGGAAGTGGGGAAGGAGCCCAGCGCTTCCGTGCCCTGCCTGGAGAGCCTTCCTCACCCGCTCTGTTCACTTTCAGACCGTAAGTGAGATCAGGGCAGCTTGTGTGTGCAGACCATCAGGCAAGCAAAGCCCTTCTGAAAAGCCCTTCAGGACGCCGGCGGTCTAGGGGTGAACCCACAGCAAGTGTGGCTGCAGTTTCATCTAATGGCTTCAAAGGGCCGGACTTATTCCAAGACTTAATGCGAACTCCCTTATTCCTACCACGTATTTGCAAAGGATTGTGCCCAGTTCCGTCGATTTGGAATCTGAGTTACTTCGAATTGAAGCCACGTGCTCTCGGGCCCAGGTAGAACGGTGGCGCGTGGGTCTACAAATAGGGTCGTCCTGAGGGCAGCTGGAGCTCGCAGGGGCAGGGGAGACAGAGCCCAAAGGCAGGACAGGTGATGAGACGCCGGTCTGGTGCTGAACCGTCCCCCTGAGGGGTGGGCATCTTTCCCTCTCCGCCCTGGAGCGGCCCCTCACCGCCTTCCCGCCCGGCACACACGGGACCTGTGTCGCGCCTTCACCGGGCAGCGAGAAGCGGCGCCTTAACCTGGGGGCACAAAGGGGATACCTCGAAGCCAGGCGGAGCCCAGCGTCCAGAGGTGAGGACCGAGgctgcggggcggggcgggcctcAGGCTACAAGCCtacacttcctcctcctccctttctgcCCTGACCTGTGGCCTCACGTCGGACTGGGAGAGGGGAATTCTTGCGTGTAAAGTCCAGCAGGTGGAGGG from the Capra hircus breed San Clemente chromosome 18, ASM170441v1, whole genome shotgun sequence genome contains:
- the TMEM86B gene encoding lysoplasmalogenase, translating into MDARKEGLPRKPRFSAQHPQPRVGLGLLPFFLACAVYLLVQNSTDQPSWVSALLKILPILYLAGFLGTVFPCGGYRSLLQGALLCSAVGDACLVWPEAFLYGMAAFGLAHLLYLRAFGLTPLKPGLLLPLLLVSSLYFGLLHPHVPPHMVWPLLAYSIVLVAMLWRGLARGGSAHWGALLFVLSDTVLAWNTFTHRVPHGHLLVMTTYYSAQMLITLSAFQNPRLKSH